A window of Corvus cornix cornix isolate S_Up_H32 chromosome 4, ASM73873v5, whole genome shotgun sequence contains these coding sequences:
- the MFHAS1 gene encoding LOW QUALITY PROTEIN: malignant fibrous histiocytoma-amplified sequence 1 (The sequence of the model RefSeq protein was modified relative to this genomic sequence to represent the inferred CDS: deleted 2 bases in 1 codon), translating to MAQTEPPKAVRLWRDAALRARKLRDGPGEPEPEPDAGPPGGPPPPPGAAAPRRPSLAAAALGELEALNLSGRGLEELPEEVGAALSGLRVLSLRRNRLGRLPAAALRHLGRLAELDLSHNRLRGLGRRGAGGLRGLRKLSLSHNELGAEGPGLPPRLAELGCLEELDLSFNRLRRLPEGLGRLRHLRTLDVDHNLLPSFPAPLLELAALEELDCSGNRHLGALPEGIAALRRLKILWLSGTGLASLPEGLCQLSALESLMLDGNRLQALPAGFGRLQRLKMLNLSSNLLGEFPSAILALPSLEELYLSRNQLTVLPPHLCQLHQLRTLWLDNNRIRYLPDSIVLLHSLEELVLQGNQIAILPEGFGQLSRVTLWKIKDNPLIQPPYEVCMKGIPYIAAYQQELAHSQPALKPRLKLVLMGLKDAGKTLLRRCLMEENGQREDMGSLEAGSTQHRGFPGQQQDIGRVTVGCCPFPEPQDSSSTRVPVVQQVERLPVERQDIPSRVPSHRAKGETPSPALSLPSSAPQVPLGLGLSGGSKGIEVMDWTADAERGLTFIVYELAGDPSYDVIQSFFLSPGALYVLVVNLSAYVPQHFYPSVGYFLHWLSSKVPHAVVCMVGTHADLCAERELEEKCLDIHHQIAQQEKRDAEGLQSLVQQVDEALGQDFDLRCSSPHAAFYGVSDKNLRRKKAQFQYLLNHRPQILSPVLPFSCQDRCQVRRLRDKLLSVAEHRDIFPNLHRVLPKSWQVLEELHFQPQAQQLWLSWWDSARLGLQAGLTEDRLQSALSYLHESGKLLYFEEHLTLREYVFHNLPRLIDILNVFCQRDATVLLQKLLSDTQIDELRITQLHHYVEGFLLHGLLPAHVIRLLLKPHIQSREDLQLILELLEKMGLCYCVNKPKCKPLNGAAAWYKFPCYVKNEVPHAEAWINGTNLSGQSFVVEQLQIEYSFPFIFPPGLFARYSVQINSHVVQRSDGKYQIYAYRGKVPVVVSYRPARGALQPDTLSIASHASLPNIWTAWQAITPLVEELNVLLQEWPGLYYTVHVLCSKCLKRGSPNPHTFPGELLSQPRPEGLTEIICPKNGSERVNVALVYPPTPTVISPCSK from the exons ATGGCTCAGACGGAGCCCCCGAAGGCGGTGCGGCTGTGGCGCGACGCCGCCCTGCGCGCACGGAAGCTGCGGGACGGCCCTGGCGAGCCCGAGCCCGAGCCGGACGCGGGGCCGCCGGgggggccgccgccgcccccgggtGCCGCCGCTCCTCGCCGCCCGTccctggcggcggcggcgctggggGAGCTGGAGGCGCTGAACCTGAGCGGGcgggggctggaggagctgcccGAGGAGGTAGGCGCCGCCCTGAGCGGGCTGCGGGTGCTCAGCCTGCGGCGCAACCGGCTGGGCCGCCTGCCCGCCGCCGCCCTGCGCCACCTGGGCCGCCTGGCCGAGCTCGACCTCAGCCACAACCGGCTGCGGGGCCTG GGACGGCGGGGCGCTGGCGGGCTGCGGGGCCTGCGCAAGCTCAGCCTCAGCCACAACGAACTGGGCGCCGAGGGCCCGGGGCTGCCCCCCCGCCTCGCCGAGCTGGGCTGCCTCGAGGAGCTCGACCTCAGCTTCAACCGCCTGCGCCGCCTGCCCGAGGGCCTGGGCCGTCTGCGGCACCTCCGCACCCTCGACGTCGACCATAACCTgctgccctccttccctgccccgctgctggAGCTGGCCGCTCTGGAGGAGCTCGACTGTTCCGGCAACCGCCACCTCGGGGCCCTGCCCGAGGGCATCGCTGCCCTCCGCCGCCTCAAGATCCTCTGGCTCAGCGGCACCGGGCTGGCATCCCTGCCAGAGGGCCTCTGCCAGCTGAGTGCCCTCGAGAGCCTCATGCTGGATGGCAACCGGCTGCAGGCGCTGCCCGCTGGCTTTGGCAGACTACAGCGGCTCAAGATGCTGAACCTCTCCTCCAACCTGCTGGGGGAGTTCCCCTCTGCCATCTTGGCGCTGCCCAGTCTAGAGGAGCTCTACCTGAGCCGCAACCAGCTCACCGTGCTGCCCCCTCACCTCTGTCAGCTCCACCAGCTCCGCACTCTCTGGCTGGACAACAACCGCATCCGCTACCTGCCTGACTCCATCGTGCTCCTCCacagcctggaggagctggtCCTGCAAGGCAACCAGATCGCCATCCTGCCCGAGGGCTTCGGGCAGCTTTCCCGTGTCACCCTGTGGAAGATCAAAGACAACCCCCTCATCCAGCCCCCCTATGAGGTGTGCATGAAAGGCATCCCCTACATCGCAGCTTaccagcaggagctggcccACTCCCAGCCTGCCCTCAAACCCCGCCTCAAGCTGGTCCTCATGGGCCTAAAGGATGCAGGAAAGACCCTGCTGAGACGGTGCCTCATGGAGGAAAATGGGCAGAGAGAGGACATGGGAAGCCTGGAGGCAGGGAGCACCCAGCACAGAGGGtttcctgggcagcagcaggacattgGGAGGGTGACAGTTGGGTGTTGCCCCTTTCCAGAGCCTCAAGACAGTTCCTCAACTCGGGTACCTGTCGTGCAGCAGGTGGAACGTCTCCCTGTTGAGCGGCAGGATATCCCTTCTCGTGTGCCCTCTCACCGAGCAAAAGGGGAGACACCATCCCCTGCACTGTCACTGCCATCCAGTGCCCCCCAAGTACCACTGGGACTAGGACTATCAGGAGGCAGTAAGGGCATCGAGGTGATGGACTGGACAGCGGATGCAGAGAGGGGCCTGACATTTATTGTGTACGAGCTGGCAGGGGACCCAAGCTATGATGTGATCCagtctttcttcctctctcctggaGCCTTGTACGTGCTGGTGGTGAATTTGAGTGCCTACGTCCCTCAGCACTTCTACCCCTCTGTGGGCTATTTCTTACACTGGCTCAGTTCCAAGGTGCCCCATGCTGTGGTGTGCATGGTGGGAACCCATGCCGACCTCTGTGCGGAGCGGGAGTTGGAAGAGAAGTGCCTGGACATCCATCACCAGATCGCTCAGCAGGAGAAGAGGGATGCTGAGGGACTCCAGAGCTTAGTCCAGCAGGTGGATGAGGCTCTGGGACAGGACTTTGACCTGCGCTGCTCCAGCCCACACGCTGCCTTTTACGGAGTCTCAGACAAGAACTTGCGGCGAAAGAAGGCCCAGTTTCAGTATCTTCTCAACCACCGCCCACAGATCctctctccagtgctgccttTCAGCTGCCAGGACCGTTGCCAGGTGCGTCGCCTGCGGGACAAGCTCCTCTCGGTGGCTGAGCACCGGGATATCTTCCCAAACCTGCACCGGGTGTTGCCCAAGTCCTGGCAAGTGCTGGAGGAACTGCACTTCCAGCCACAAGCTCAGCAGTTGTGGCTTAGCTGGTGGGACTCTGCCCGACTGGGCTTGCAGGCAGGCCTGACGGAGGATCGGCTCCAGAGTGCCCTGTCCTACCTGCACGAGAGTGGAAAGCTGCTCTACTTTGAGGAGCATCTCACCTTGCGGGAGTATGTGTTCCACAACCTGCCACGGCTCATTGACATCCTCAATGTCTTTTGCCAGCGGGATGCCACCGTGCTGCTACAGAAACTGCTCAGTGACACCCAGATTGACGAACTGAGGATCACTCAGCTTCATCATTACGTGGAGGGCTTCTTGCTGCATGGCCTCCTTCCTGCCCATGTTATCCGTCTCCTTCTTAAGCCCCACATCCAGAGCCGGGAGGATCTGCAGCTcattctggagctgctggagaagatgGGGCTATGTTACTGTGTCAACAAACCCAAATGCAAGCCCTTAAATGGGGCAGCTGCTTGGTACAAGTTTCCCTGTTACGTGAAAAATGAGGTGCCCCATGCAGAGGCGTGGATCAATGGCACCAATCTGAGCGGACAGTCCTTCGTGGTGGAGCAGCTGCAGATTGAATATAGCTTTCCATTCATTTTCCCACCCGGCTTGTTTGCACGCTACAGTGTCCAGATTAACAGCCACGTGGTTCAGCGGTCGGATGGCAAATACCAGATTTATGCCTACCGGGGAAAGGTGCCTGTGGTGGTGAGCTACCGGCCTGCCAggggagctctgcagccagaCACTCTGTCTATCGCTAGTCATGCGTCCCTACCAAATATCTGGACAGCTTGGCAAGCTATTACGCCTTTAGTGGAAGAACTGAATGTCCTGCTCCAGGAATGGCCGGGCCTGTACTACACTGTGCATGTCCTCTGTTCAAAGTGCCTTAAAAGAGGGTCACCCAACCCACACACTTTTCCAG